The following nucleotide sequence is from Thermodesulfobacteriota bacterium.
GATATGACGCTCGACAGCAAGGTCGAGAGCATGAAAAAGGCCGGTGTGGGGCCGGTGCTGTTCCCCCACACGGCGCATGAAGAGATAATGAAGTGCGCGGCCTGCCACCCCAAGATATTCAAGGAAAAACGGGGGGCGAACGACCTGACAATGAAAAGGAACATGGAGGGGGAAGCCTGCGGTGCCAAGGACTGCCACAACAGCACCAAGGCCTTCCCCCTTTTTCACTGCGACAAGTGCCACACGAACGTAAAGATGCTCAAGTAGCCTTGCCTACGTTTCTTTAATTTTAGTCAAAAACCCCGCCGCCGCCTTATCGACCAGCCATATAAGACCCCCTTTTACAGGGTTCACCCCCTCAGCCGGATAGAGCTCCGGCCTTGGAGGAGCTTCCAGCACCTCTTTCAAGACCCCGGCCTTGCCGGCGCCCGAAACCAGGAAAAGCACGTTAGAAGCGTTATTCACAAGCGGCAGGGTCATGGTGAGCCTGTGGCCTCCTGGTTTTTCAACGCGGCTTCCGACCACGAGCCTTTCGCTCTTTCCATGGGACGTGCCGGGGGACGTATCGGGCGCGGCGGTGGACGGAAAGAGCGAGAGCGTGTGTCCGTCCTCCCCGAGCCCCAGAATCACGAGGTCGAAGACCGGGAGGGCGCCGCCCCCCTCGCCTCCCTTCCCTTTAAAAAACCCCCGTATCTCGTCTTCGTAGCGTTTCGCCCCTTCCGCCGGGTCGAGCTCCCCCCGCATGCGGTGGACGTTCTCCGGCGGGATCGGGACCCTCGACAGAAAAGCCTCCTCGGCCATGCGGTAGTTGCTCTCCGGGTGGTCCGGAGGTACGCACCTCTCGTCCCCCCAGAAAAGGTCAGTGTCCCGCCAGGGTATCTTCTCCTTAAAAGGTGGAGCGGCAAGCAACCCGTAGAGGGTGCGGGGGGTGGCGCC
It contains:
- a CDS encoding c(7)-type cytochrome triheme domain-containing protein, with amino-acid sequence MLKRAVILAVPMLFVATTVLAAGLGDMTLDSKVESMKKAGVGPVLFPHTAHEEIMKCAACHPKIFKEKRGANDLTMKRNMEGEACGAKDCHNSTKAFPLFHCDKCHTNVKMLK
- the pgl gene encoding 6-phosphogluconolactonase, with the translated sequence MSERKISIHEDLESLSRAAAETFLDLSVRAVRAKGSFSAVLSGGATPRTLYGLLAAPPFKEKIPWRDTDLFWGDERCVPPDHPESNYRMAEEAFLSRVPIPPENVHRMRGELDPAEGAKRYEDEIRGFFKGKGGEGGGALPVFDLVILGLGEDGHTLSLFPSTAAPDTSPGTSHGKSERLVVGSRVEKPGGHRLTMTLPLVNNASNVLFLVSGAGKAGVLKEVLEAPPRPELYPAEGVNPVKGGLIWLVDKAAAGFLTKIKET